One genomic region from Croceicoccus sp. YJ47 encodes:
- a CDS encoding enoyl-CoA hydratase/isomerase family protein, protein MNAINEAMVGQMTRVFTELATRNDCRVVLIRGEGANFSAGGDMGDIATMASADRDERAAAVSEAVENLSRPMSLACADLPQPVVASVRGHAIGVALQLVLMADLVIASQTAKFSLPQLRLGHTPDHGESWALPRKIGLSRALQMCLLAERINAATAEAYGLANWVVADDTLEEQTEETIGRLLSLPPLATKNAKRLMRDGLHRSLPEAMDAEIASIREVAAQHDFLEAVRAYSEKRAPVFKGC, encoded by the coding sequence ATGAACGCCATCAACGAAGCCATGGTCGGACAGATGACCCGGGTTTTCACCGAACTGGCGACGCGAAACGATTGCCGTGTCGTGCTGATCCGGGGCGAAGGCGCGAATTTTTCGGCAGGCGGGGACATGGGCGATATCGCAACGATGGCGTCAGCCGATCGGGACGAGCGTGCAGCCGCGGTGTCTGAGGCCGTCGAGAATCTTTCGCGCCCGATGTCACTGGCATGTGCCGACCTGCCCCAGCCGGTCGTCGCAAGTGTCCGCGGACATGCCATCGGCGTGGCGCTGCAACTGGTGTTGATGGCCGATCTGGTGATAGCGTCGCAGACCGCGAAATTCTCACTGCCCCAGCTTCGGCTCGGGCACACTCCCGATCATGGGGAGAGCTGGGCGCTCCCCCGCAAGATCGGCCTGTCCCGCGCGCTTCAGATGTGCCTCCTTGCAGAGAGAATCAATGCCGCCACCGCAGAGGCCTACGGACTGGCAAACTGGGTCGTGGCGGACGACACCCTCGAGGAGCAGACCGAGGAGACGATCGGTCGCCTCCTCTCCCTGCCCCCGTTGGCCACCAAAAATGCCAAGCGGCTCATGCGGGACGGCCTGCACCGCAGCTTGCCCGAGGCCATGGATGCAGAGATTGCATCCATTCGCGAGGTCGCCGCGCAGCACGATTTCCTTGAGGCCGTAAGGGCCTATTCGGAAAAGCGCGCTCCCGTTTTCAAGGGGTGCTGA
- a CDS encoding MarR family winged helix-turn-helix transcriptional regulator has protein sequence MPEEHPFRLGFLVHDVSRLRRTIIDKALKPMGITRSQWWVLSNLARHQNLEMKQTELANVLDIGKVALGGLLDRLEAAGHIKRLADPVDRRAKRIVMTAQGKRILTKMTSRGKKLNDAIYCDLTNEEITFAEEILSKMKQRLIAMDNAVKSGKAPEEGVGPIENITETSSEAA, from the coding sequence ATGCCCGAAGAACATCCGTTCAGACTTGGTTTCCTGGTGCATGACGTTTCGCGCCTCCGCCGCACGATTATCGACAAGGCACTCAAGCCCATGGGGATCACGCGATCGCAATGGTGGGTTCTGTCCAATCTTGCGCGGCACCAGAATCTGGAGATGAAGCAGACCGAGCTGGCGAATGTGCTCGATATCGGCAAGGTCGCGCTCGGCGGTCTGCTCGACCGGCTGGAGGCGGCGGGCCATATCAAGCGGCTGGCGGATCCCGTCGATCGCCGCGCGAAGCGGATCGTGATGACGGCCCAGGGCAAGCGGATCCTGACCAAGATGACCTCTCGCGGCAAGAAGCTCAACGATGCGATCTATTGCGATCTCACGAATGAGGAAATCACCTTCGCCGAGGAAATCCTCAGCAAGATGAAACAGCGGCTGATTGCGATGGACAATGCCGTAAAAAGCGGAAAGGCGCCCGAAGAGGGTGTGGGTCCGATCGAAAACATTACCGAGACATCGTCCGAAGCCGCCTGA
- a CDS encoding phosphotransferase family protein: MIEKGPLQDYLSAHLGANVEVDRFVRTFPGISRETFLVWTRESGGEGGYVFRTDALGGPICPVPLEYEYRIMKGLFGTDVPVAEPLWFDAAPDITQGRPVMVRRLTEGSNELPGLYDDGEKAAARRQRVAFEHAEKLAALHRLDLEANGFADFVDVPPSPSACARTDFNRWNRIFREVRTDPFPLLVEAAHWLEEHLPTQAPRVSLCKGNNGMGEEIWKDDRIVALSDWELAFAGDPAQDWALSQGMLTLGDADATLRHYEDAAGFEIDRSSLDFYRVWEVWKAVPTLNNGLRPFLSGENPRVPRLTLGFSRVKLFEQLLGMMIGKPIEEAARIVEQWRKSPYRPESAAN, encoded by the coding sequence GTGATCGAAAAGGGCCCCTTACAGGATTATCTTTCCGCCCATCTCGGCGCCAACGTGGAAGTGGACCGGTTCGTCCGGACGTTTCCGGGCATTTCGCGCGAGACGTTCCTCGTGTGGACGCGCGAAAGCGGGGGCGAGGGGGGATATGTCTTCCGTACCGACGCACTTGGCGGTCCAATCTGCCCGGTGCCGTTGGAATATGAATACCGCATCATGAAAGGGCTGTTCGGTACGGATGTTCCGGTGGCCGAACCGCTGTGGTTTGATGCCGCACCAGACATCACGCAGGGACGTCCCGTGATGGTCCGCCGGCTCACAGAAGGCAGCAACGAATTGCCTGGCCTCTATGATGACGGCGAAAAGGCGGCCGCGCGCCGTCAGCGTGTCGCATTCGAGCATGCCGAAAAGCTGGCCGCGTTGCACAGGCTGGACCTCGAGGCGAACGGCTTTGCCGATTTTGTCGACGTGCCGCCTTCGCCAAGCGCCTGCGCGCGTACCGACTTCAATCGCTGGAACCGGATTTTTCGCGAAGTGCGCACCGATCCGTTTCCGCTGCTCGTGGAGGCGGCGCACTGGCTGGAGGAGCATCTCCCCACCCAAGCCCCGCGCGTGTCATTGTGCAAAGGCAATAATGGCATGGGCGAGGAGATCTGGAAGGATGACAGGATCGTCGCGCTTTCGGACTGGGAGCTCGCCTTTGCCGGCGATCCGGCACAGGACTGGGCACTGAGTCAGGGCATGCTGACGCTCGGCGATGCCGATGCGACGCTGCGTCATTACGAAGATGCTGCAGGTTTCGAAATCGACCGGTCGAGCCTTGATTTCTACCGGGTGTGGGAAGTCTGGAAAGCGGTGCCCACGCTGAACAATGGCTTGCGGCCCTTTTTGTCAGGTGAAAATCCTCGGGTGCCACGCCTCACGCTTGGCTTTAGCCGGGTGAAATTGTTCGAACAATTGCTCGGCATGATGATCGGAAAGCCGATCGAAGAGGCGGCACGGATCGTCGAGCAATGGCGCAAGAGCCCATACCGCCCCGAAAGCGCTGCAAACTGA
- a CDS encoding acyl-CoA dehydrogenase family protein → MTNDKLLRQVEAFMHDRVIPTEIEHHRQLLAADNRWTYTPIMRQLRAEAKAEGLWNFPLPEDLGGRGLSLTQYAPICEMMNWCNHGPELFNCYTGTISNAVTLDTHAPDHLKDRYLKPLTQGDVRSTISITERNVPSSDPTELQFEIRRDGEDYVLNGIKSWATGAAMNECSFILLLGATDPDAPRHARHSLVLVPMDTAGITKGRIETVMGYDDAPFGHCDLIFDDVRVPAENLIGEEGHGFVLMQSTLGVGRIQLGMGAIGTAERAMMELCRWADNRIIGGEPLAARGVVTDAIARSRIEIEAARAFILQSAHRMEQDGMKAVRADIAALKVLAPAVALKVLDRAMQFHGGAGLSWDTPLPEMWAHMRTVRIGEGADEVHRETVAKLEMRRQAERRAA, encoded by the coding sequence GTGACAAACGATAAGCTATTGCGCCAGGTCGAAGCCTTTATGCACGACCGGGTGATACCAACCGAGATCGAGCACCATCGACAGCTTCTGGCGGCCGACAACCGGTGGACCTACACGCCAATCATGCGACAATTGCGTGCAGAGGCGAAGGCCGAAGGCTTGTGGAATTTCCCCTTGCCGGAAGACCTCGGCGGTCGGGGCCTCTCGCTCACCCAGTATGCGCCCATCTGCGAGATGATGAACTGGTGCAATCACGGACCCGAACTGTTCAATTGCTATACGGGCACGATCTCGAACGCGGTCACGCTCGACACGCATGCGCCGGACCATTTGAAGGACCGATACCTCAAACCGCTGACTCAAGGCGATGTGCGGTCGACCATCTCCATTACCGAGCGGAATGTGCCCTCTTCGGATCCGACGGAACTGCAATTTGAAATCCGCCGCGATGGCGAAGACTATGTGCTGAACGGCATAAAGAGCTGGGCGACAGGCGCGGCCATGAACGAATGCTCTTTCATTCTTCTTCTGGGCGCCACCGATCCGGATGCACCGCGACATGCGCGCCACTCTCTGGTGCTAGTTCCGATGGACACGGCGGGAATAACCAAGGGCCGGATCGAGACGGTCATGGGGTATGACGATGCGCCGTTCGGGCATTGCGATCTCATCTTCGACGATGTCCGCGTGCCCGCCGAAAACCTGATCGGCGAAGAGGGGCACGGCTTCGTCCTGATGCAATCGACGCTCGGGGTCGGCAGGATCCAGCTTGGCATGGGGGCAATCGGCACGGCAGAGCGCGCGATGATGGAACTGTGCCGGTGGGCCGATAACCGCATCATTGGAGGAGAGCCGCTTGCCGCCCGCGGCGTCGTCACCGATGCCATCGCCCGCAGCCGGATCGAGATCGAAGCTGCGCGAGCTTTCATCCTGCAATCGGCGCATCGCATGGAACAGGACGGCATGAAGGCCGTGCGCGCGGATATTGCCGCACTCAAGGTGCTGGCCCCCGCCGTCGCCCTCAAAGTGCTGGATCGTGCCATGCAGTTTCACGGTGGCGCTGGCCTTTCGTGGGATACGCCGCTTCCCGAAATGTGGGCGCATATGCGCACCGTGCGGATCGGGGAAGGCGCCGACGAGGTTCATCGTGAGACGGTCGCAAAGCTCGAAATGCGCCGACAGGCGGAGCGACGCGCCGCCTGA
- a CDS encoding acyl-CoA dehydrogenase family protein, producing the protein MQNSFQKLDPVNWDTEDSPYGEEMEMYRQTVRTYFEREVEPRYREFEEKGVPRNVWRKAGEYGILGATIPEEYDGPGANRMSIMVAAEELGYAPSGATAGSFIGTDICTNFLVEFGTEEQKRKYFPGILSGEVIQAMAMTEAESGSDAFAARTTAVRDGDDYVINGSKIYISNGSKADLIFACVKTDPSQRAKGMSIILVEGDTPGLTRRRMITQGYKGGDTGELYFDDVRVPVSNLLGEENKAASVFVNTVALDRLQIVARSIGAVQRAFEMTLEHCQNRKLFGQRLIDFQNTQFVLAEMEIEIRVYRAFYNSLLRKVADDTITDAESSMAKVWLCELEFRVLDQCVQLWGGQAWMDDHPISRMFTAARVQRMFAGASELMKATIARRYV; encoded by the coding sequence GTGCAAAATAGTTTCCAGAAACTGGACCCCGTCAACTGGGATACGGAAGACAGTCCGTATGGCGAGGAAATGGAAATGTATCGCCAGACCGTGCGCACCTATTTCGAGCGCGAGGTCGAGCCTCGCTATCGCGAGTTCGAGGAGAAGGGCGTCCCACGCAATGTGTGGCGCAAGGCGGGCGAATACGGCATTCTCGGCGCCACGATCCCGGAGGAATATGACGGACCGGGGGCCAACCGGATGTCGATCATGGTGGCGGCCGAAGAGCTTGGCTATGCTCCGTCGGGGGCGACGGCAGGGTCGTTCATCGGCACGGATATCTGCACCAACTTCCTCGTGGAGTTCGGTACCGAAGAACAGAAGCGCAAATATTTCCCGGGTATTCTGTCGGGGGAGGTCATCCAGGCCATGGCGATGACGGAGGCGGAATCGGGTTCGGACGCCTTTGCCGCGCGAACGACCGCCGTGCGCGATGGCGATGATTACGTCATCAACGGCTCCAAGATCTATATCTCGAACGGCTCGAAGGCAGATCTGATATTTGCCTGCGTCAAGACGGATCCCTCGCAGCGCGCCAAGGGGATGAGCATCATCCTGGTCGAGGGCGATACGCCCGGGCTGACCCGGCGGCGCATGATCACGCAGGGCTACAAGGGCGGCGATACCGGGGAACTCTACTTCGACGACGTGCGCGTTCCCGTTTCCAATCTGCTCGGGGAGGAGAACAAGGCGGCGTCGGTCTTCGTCAATACGGTCGCGCTGGACCGGCTTCAGATCGTGGCGCGATCGATCGGCGCCGTACAGCGCGCGTTCGAAATGACCTTGGAGCATTGTCAGAACCGCAAGCTTTTCGGTCAGCGCCTGATCGATTTCCAGAACACGCAATTCGTGCTGGCCGAAATGGAAATCGAGATCCGGGTCTACCGGGCATTCTACAATTCGTTGCTTCGCAAGGTCGCCGACGACACCATTACCGATGCGGAATCCTCGATGGCGAAGGTCTGGCTGTGCGAACTGGAATTTCGCGTTCTCGATCAGTGCGTCCAGCTATGGGGCGGACAGGCATGGATGGACGATCATCCGATATCACGCATGTTCACGGCGGCCCGGGTCCAGCGGATGTTTGCCGGTGCAAGCGAATTGATGAAAGCGACCATCGCGCGTCGATATGTGTGA
- a CDS encoding cytochrome P450: protein MMDIQSLEKPHDVDLTNDPRDRGEDMIVDLDRIRREDPVHWSEASRCWFLTRHDDVVDAFQRKLPLTNDGRMFPVFHLIPPEEWDERIPTLVKYSELWITSSEGERHARLRSLMMKALNRKIVEAFRPHARQRAEFLVDVMCEEGEIEFNEQISRAMTGDVLFKLLGMPDDHLDHLRDWATWLMEGVGAAVPTPARLEKANLALEKMNEVVAVELDKRRTNPAEDFLTGLLHASEGEDRLSYDEILAQMHVAIVAGHDTTMNTLTLSVNALARNRDAWQYVQQNQDKMLDIVTELQRHVAMVGGQPRLVAEDFEIGGKQIKKGEMVAVLIAAANRDESVFNNPGELDFSRDNRKSMTFAPGVHFCLGHFLAKMQLTEFLGAMARKIETIEVLDEDLDFLPVWVFRGVYKMNVRVTPRAA, encoded by the coding sequence ATGATGGATATACAATCGCTTGAAAAGCCGCACGATGTCGATTTGACCAACGACCCCCGCGATCGCGGTGAAGACATGATCGTCGATCTCGATCGTATCCGGCGGGAAGATCCGGTTCACTGGAGCGAAGCGTCGCGCTGCTGGTTTCTTACGCGCCACGACGATGTGGTCGACGCGTTTCAGCGCAAGTTGCCGCTGACCAATGACGGGCGCATGTTCCCGGTCTTTCATCTCATTCCCCCCGAGGAATGGGACGAACGTATTCCCACGCTTGTCAAATATTCGGAACTGTGGATCACGAGTTCCGAAGGAGAACGTCATGCGCGGCTGCGTTCGCTCATGATGAAGGCGCTCAATCGCAAGATCGTGGAGGCTTTCCGCCCGCATGCCCGGCAGCGGGCCGAGTTTCTGGTCGACGTCATGTGCGAGGAAGGCGAGATCGAATTCAACGAGCAGATTTCGCGCGCGATGACAGGAGATGTGCTTTTCAAGCTGCTCGGCATGCCGGATGACCATCTCGACCATCTGCGCGACTGGGCCACCTGGCTCATGGAGGGCGTGGGCGCGGCCGTGCCGACACCTGCACGGCTTGAAAAGGCCAATCTGGCGCTGGAGAAGATGAATGAGGTCGTGGCGGTCGAACTCGACAAACGCCGGACGAACCCCGCCGAAGATTTCCTGACCGGACTGCTCCATGCCAGCGAGGGCGAAGACCGGCTGTCCTATGACGAAATTCTTGCGCAGATGCATGTCGCCATTGTGGCGGGTCACGATACCACGATGAACACGCTCACCCTGTCGGTCAACGCCTTGGCGCGGAACCGGGATGCCTGGCAGTATGTCCAGCAGAACCAGGACAAGATGCTCGATATCGTGACCGAGTTGCAGCGCCATGTGGCGATGGTTGGCGGGCAACCCCGCCTGGTCGCGGAAGATTTCGAGATTGGCGGCAAGCAGATCAAAAAAGGCGAAATGGTCGCCGTGCTCATCGCGGCTGCCAATCGCGATGAAAGCGTATTCAACAATCCCGGGGAACTGGACTTCAGCCGCGACAATCGCAAGTCGATGACGTTCGCACCAGGCGTCCATTTCTGCCTCGGACATTTCCTCGCCAAGATGCAATTGACAGAATTTCTCGGCGCCATGGCCCGGAAGATCGAGACGATCGAGGTGCTTGACGAAGATCTCGATTTCCTGCCGGTCTGGGTCTTTCGCGGCGTTTACAAGATGAATGTCCGTGTCACGCCGCGTGCGGCGTGA
- a CDS encoding CoA transferase, producing the protein MENELLASLTVVDLGFGKAPALISRLMADLGARVIRVEPEGGDPFASVYPAYNYWRSGMRTAAPDELSSLLEQADVCVIGGEDHPAIPRRNDAASLSRSHPALIVLDIEPGPPGTDYAGPASELLGQVRSGLVWEQEPGKPIINTFDPASYGAALMGLSGVLAALIEREASSTGQVVSTSLFAGALAWIGTYWAELEKPTPMADYVIPRGVYPLIFRTRDDKFIHMAIGGAGSKYKFYKALEIDDPSVKPTDSGMPQPGASRKDFFGDFDLLAEHVAKKDQHEILQRIWDEGVPAEAVLQPGECWDDPQIRDNAIIRTEDDGTRRVGVPFRAERLGTAAERKGKAGKSPLEGYRVVDLGAFVAGPLTGVFLADLGADVIKVEAKQGDPNRAIFKSFSLANHGKRVIGIDMKNPEGLDLVKDLAVRADVVMNNFRPGVSERLGVDPQSLSTINPSLIAVEAPAFGKTGPRAMRAGFDMVMQAWVGHEAKAAGKGNPPRWNRTNLVDIAAGMIGSVAVLSALYHRERTGKTVSLESPLCNAGIYTLSELIRHDNGQFEGVRIPSSSLSGYHPAEALYEASDGWVAIVARGQSAALQLRAGLGLDDALGDDVAGWDEPEEKIIAGRVARCSVEELESLFEGTDVWIEETRDDREAVILSDPKLLDLGIVRVSEHEQFGRIREPGAMVRMSRSAIGNARPAPVPGQHTREILQDIGVQPGRIEALYEDKVVT; encoded by the coding sequence ATGGAAAATGAACTGCTGGCGAGTCTGACCGTCGTTGATCTGGGGTTTGGGAAGGCGCCGGCGCTGATCTCCCGCCTGATGGCCGATCTGGGCGCGCGCGTTATTCGCGTGGAACCGGAGGGCGGCGATCCTTTCGCCTCCGTCTATCCCGCCTATAATTACTGGCGCTCCGGCATGCGAACCGCTGCTCCGGACGAGTTGTCCTCGTTGCTGGAGCAGGCCGATGTCTGCGTTATCGGCGGCGAGGATCACCCGGCCATCCCCCGGCGCAACGATGCTGCGTCCTTGTCCCGGAGCCATCCCGCGCTCATCGTGCTCGACATCGAGCCGGGTCCGCCGGGTACCGATTACGCCGGTCCGGCGAGCGAGCTTCTGGGGCAGGTGCGGTCCGGGCTGGTATGGGAGCAGGAACCGGGAAAGCCCATTATCAACACGTTCGACCCGGCAAGTTATGGCGCGGCCCTGATGGGGCTTTCGGGCGTGCTCGCCGCCCTGATCGAGCGAGAGGCATCGTCGACCGGACAGGTTGTCAGCACGTCCCTGTTTGCCGGCGCGCTGGCATGGATCGGGACGTATTGGGCCGAGCTCGAAAAGCCGACGCCGATGGCCGATTATGTCATTCCGCGCGGCGTTTACCCGCTGATCTTTCGTACGCGCGACGACAAGTTCATCCATATGGCGATTGGCGGCGCGGGATCGAAATACAAATTCTATAAGGCGCTCGAAATCGATGACCCGAGCGTAAAGCCGACCGATAGCGGGATGCCGCAGCCGGGGGCGAGCCGAAAGGATTTCTTCGGCGATTTCGATCTTCTTGCCGAACATGTCGCCAAGAAGGATCAACATGAAATCCTTCAGCGGATATGGGACGAGGGCGTCCCGGCAGAGGCCGTCTTGCAGCCGGGCGAGTGCTGGGACGATCCGCAGATCCGCGATAATGCGATCATCCGGACCGAAGACGACGGCACCCGGCGTGTGGGCGTGCCTTTTCGTGCGGAGCGTCTGGGTACGGCCGCCGAGCGCAAGGGGAAGGCCGGCAAATCGCCACTCGAAGGCTATCGGGTCGTTGACCTGGGGGCCTTTGTCGCCGGGCCGCTGACCGGCGTTTTCCTCGCCGATCTGGGGGCGGACGTCATCAAGGTCGAAGCCAAGCAGGGCGATCCCAACCGTGCAATCTTCAAATCGTTCAGCCTCGCAAACCATGGCAAGCGCGTCATCGGCATCGACATGAAGAACCCCGAAGGACTCGATCTGGTCAAGGATCTGGCAGTCAGGGCGGACGTGGTCATGAACAATTTTCGTCCCGGCGTGTCCGAACGGCTTGGCGTCGATCCTCAAAGCCTGAGCACCATCAATCCCTCGCTCATTGCCGTGGAGGCGCCGGCCTTCGGCAAGACCGGGCCGCGCGCGATGCGGGCCGGATTCGACATGGTCATGCAGGCATGGGTCGGGCACGAGGCGAAGGCCGCCGGCAAGGGCAATCCGCCCCGCTGGAACCGCACCAATCTTGTCGATATCGCCGCGGGCATGATCGGTTCGGTCGCTGTGCTGTCGGCGCTGTATCACCGCGAAAGGACGGGAAAGACCGTTTCGCTTGAATCGCCGCTTTGCAACGCGGGCATCTATACGCTGTCGGAATTGATAAGGCACGACAACGGACAGTTCGAAGGCGTTCGCATCCCCAGCTCCAGCCTGTCGGGCTATCACCCGGCGGAAGCGCTTTACGAAGCAAGTGACGGATGGGTGGCGATCGTGGCCCGCGGCCAGTCAGCGGCGCTTCAGTTGCGCGCCGGGCTCGGACTGGACGACGCGCTTGGCGACGATGTTGCCGGCTGGGACGAGCCGGAGGAAAAGATCATCGCCGGGCGTGTGGCGCGCTGCTCGGTCGAGGAGCTCGAGAGCCTGTTCGAAGGCACCGATGTCTGGATCGAAGAGACCAGAGACGACCGGGAGGCAGTGATCCTCTCCGATCCGAAATTGCTGGATCTGGGGATCGTCAGGGTCAGCGAGCATGAACAGTTCGGGCGTATACGCGAGCCAGGCGCGATGGTGCGCATGTCGCGATCGGCCATCGGCAACGCCCGCCCGGCCCCCGTGCCCGGTCAGCATACAAGAGAGATCCTGCAGGACATCGGTGTGCAGCCCGGCCGGATCGAAGCGCTTTACGAAGACAAGGTGGTCACCTGA
- a CDS encoding phosphotransferase family protein, giving the protein MNDPLLGAKLRSIFDAVRADLKPELTSPNAQLRCELIEMLLARLSVEADADPVVQGDVEAEALTRNAIEDEILAVLAAPVETRGSAKELSVPPETFTRWLADHGISGTVSKVSIVPGGRSKGTLLLDLDNGQDLVVRLDFSSAVTGTSVVDEYHAIAAVHKAGLKVPRPLAIETSANVIGGRFIVFERVPGKAMGTLFASDASPEFCKDFAATLARMHNFDIDGLGLCDKIEFGSVENPVAGLLAKREKEYRDGVVPTPLIDAAFAWLHAELPHLGIHRQLVHGDAALHNTMGEGDRLTALLDWEFVHAGDPAEDLAYCRFLIEKILPWDEFMQAYYDAGGPHISDRRMAFFTVWRTLTLSVWTGMARGTFDRGKDRDLRVAAIGHNTMPRQLRALASDLAREMTK; this is encoded by the coding sequence GTGAATGATCCCCTCCTTGGCGCAAAATTGCGATCCATCTTCGATGCGGTGCGCGCCGATCTCAAGCCGGAACTGACCAGCCCCAACGCGCAGCTGCGCTGTGAGCTGATCGAAATGCTGCTGGCCCGCCTGTCGGTCGAAGCGGATGCCGATCCTGTCGTGCAAGGCGATGTCGAGGCAGAAGCCCTGACCCGCAATGCGATCGAGGACGAGATACTCGCTGTCCTTGCGGCGCCTGTGGAAACGAGGGGATCGGCCAAGGAACTTTCGGTACCTCCCGAGACCTTCACCCGCTGGCTTGCCGATCATGGAATTTCCGGCACGGTCTCAAAAGTGAGCATCGTACCGGGCGGCCGTTCGAAGGGGACGCTGCTGCTCGATCTCGACAATGGCCAGGACCTGGTCGTTCGGCTTGATTTCAGCTCGGCTGTGACCGGAACCTCGGTCGTCGATGAATATCATGCGATTGCCGCTGTTCATAAGGCCGGGCTGAAGGTGCCGCGGCCCCTGGCAATCGAAACCTCCGCCAATGTCATCGGCGGCCGGTTCATCGTGTTCGAGCGGGTTCCCGGTAAGGCGATGGGCACGCTGTTCGCCAGCGATGCGAGTCCGGAATTCTGCAAGGATTTCGCCGCAACGCTCGCCCGGATGCACAATTTCGACATCGATGGGTTGGGGCTTTGCGATAAGATCGAATTCGGGTCTGTCGAAAATCCGGTCGCCGGCCTGTTGGCCAAGCGCGAAAAGGAATATCGCGACGGCGTCGTCCCCACACCGCTCATCGATGCGGCATTCGCGTGGCTACACGCGGAGCTGCCTCATCTGGGCATTCACCGCCAGCTCGTCCACGGCGATGCCGCGCTGCATAATACGATGGGTGAGGGGGATCGTCTGACCGCTTTGCTCGACTGGGAATTCGTCCATGCCGGCGATCCTGCCGAGGACCTCGCCTATTGTCGTTTTCTCATCGAAAAAATCCTGCCTTGGGACGAATTCATGCAGGCGTATTACGATGCGGGCGGCCCGCATATTTCGGATCGGCGCATGGCGTTCTTCACCGTATGGCGGACGCTGACGCTTTCTGTCTGGACCGGCATGGCGCGCGGCACGTTCGATCGCGGCAAGGATCGCGATCTGCGGGTCGCGGCGATCGGCCATAATACCATGCCGCGACAATTGCGAGCGTTGGCCAGTGATCTTGCGAGGGAGATGACGAAATGA
- a CDS encoding acyl-CoA dehydrogenase family protein, with protein MPLDYDQTLFGDEHEIFRRSVRHFFETQAEPFCEEWDAAHSIPRAFWRKAGEAGILGIGVPESLGGPGGDFMHRIVIAQEMGYSIAGASIGPAFQRDQMCEQLMDFGSDEQKQRYLPRMVKGECLMAFTVTEPDSGSDLSQIRTTALRDGDHWVINGAKTYISGIADADTFMVACKTDPEAGARGISVIFVDRDTPGLNIGRTLKKMGCHASNNGELFFDNVRVPAKNLFGPENGGFKVLALSLNRDRLMWSIISHAAATRAFDLTLAFVKNRKGFGQTIFDFQNTQFKLAEMYAELMVGQAFIDRALQTYLRKGEVDMMEATVAKLWLPEMEGRVIDQCVQLHGGAGYMDEYPISRLYTAARLHRIFAGTTEIMRLQIGRSLR; from the coding sequence ATGCCGCTGGATTACGATCAGACGCTGTTTGGCGACGAGCATGAGATATTTCGGCGCAGTGTCCGGCACTTTTTCGAGACGCAGGCCGAGCCTTTTTGCGAGGAGTGGGACGCGGCGCATTCGATACCGCGCGCATTCTGGCGCAAGGCGGGTGAGGCCGGCATTCTGGGCATTGGTGTGCCCGAAAGTCTCGGCGGTCCCGGCGGCGATTTCATGCACCGGATCGTCATTGCACAGGAGATGGGCTATTCGATTGCCGGCGCCAGCATCGGGCCGGCATTCCAGCGCGACCAGATGTGCGAACAGCTCATGGATTTCGGCAGCGACGAACAAAAGCAGCGCTACCTTCCCCGAATGGTGAAGGGCGAGTGCCTCATGGCATTCACCGTCACCGAACCCGATTCAGGGAGCGACCTTTCGCAAATCCGCACCACGGCCCTGCGGGATGGCGACCATTGGGTAATCAACGGGGCCAAAACCTATATTTCGGGCATCGCCGATGCCGATACGTTCATGGTGGCCTGCAAGACCGATCCGGAAGCCGGCGCACGCGGCATTTCGGTCATTTTCGTCGATCGTGATACGCCGGGACTGAATATCGGCCGGACGTTGAAGAAAATGGGCTGTCATGCGTCGAACAATGGCGAATTGTTCTTCGACAATGTGCGTGTGCCCGCGAAGAACCTGTTCGGGCCGGAGAACGGCGGCTTCAAGGTCCTGGCGCTCAGTCTCAACCGCGACAGGTTGATGTGGAGCATCATCAGCCATGCCGCCGCGACGCGCGCTTTCGACCTCACGCTTGCGTTCGTCAAGAATCGCAAGGGTTTCGGGCAGACGATCTTCGATTTCCAGAACACGCAGTTCAAACTGGCCGAGATGTACGCGGAGCTGATGGTCGGACAGGCGTTTATCGATCGCGCGTTGCAAACCTATCTGCGCAAGGGCGAAGTCGACATGATGGAAGCGACCGTCGCGAAATTATGGCTGCCGGAAATGGAGGGCCGTGTCATCGATCAATGCGTCCAGTTGCACGGGGGCGCAGGCTACATGGACGAATATCCCATATCGCGGCTTTATACCGCGGCGCGGCTTCATCGCATTTTTGCAGGCACTACCGAAATCATGCGCTTGCAGATCGGACGCTCGCTTCGCTAG